The region GCTCTTTGGCTTTTGGCAGCGTCGTTTCGATCCGCTCCTCCATCACCAAGCTCGTCGCTAGACCTTTCAGGAGCGCTCTGCGCTGATCGCGTTCGCGGCCAAACTTGCGCCCTTTATATCCGTGTCGATGCATTTAGAGCTCCAATTCTGCTAATTTATCTTTAACTTCGTCAAGCGCTTTACTGCCGAACCCTCTGAGTTCGCGCAGATCTTGCTCGCTGAGCGTGACTAAGTCACGAACTGTGCGGATACCATTGTTAGTAAGCGCGTTTACCGTACGAGCACTCAAGCCTAGGTCTTCAATTGACCGGTCAAGCTCGTCTACGTCGTCTTTAGCCTCAGTGCCAAGCGCCGGTGCGGCTTCAACTTTCGTACTGCCCGCCAGCGCGCTATATTGGTTTACTAAAATTGCGGCAGCTTCCTCAAACGCTTCGCGCGGCGTGAGCGAGCCGTCGGTTTCGATCGTAAGCTCCAGTTTGTCAAGGTTCGTCTCTTGACCAACGCGGGTCGGGTCAACCTTAAACCGCACGCGTGTCACCGGGCTAAACATTGCGTCGACAGCGATCATATCGCTATGCAAACGCTTTTCGCTTGATTCTTCAATCGTTTGGTAGCCGCGTCCAGATTCAACCACGAGATCGAAAACGGTCGTTCGGCTGTCATCGTCAACAGTACAGATGACATGATCTGGATTCATTACCTCAACATCAGCGTTCGCTTGAATATCAGCGGCAGTGATTTCACCCGCGCCATGCTTTTCGAGGCGCAGCTCAACAGGCTCGTCGGTCGCAATGCGGAAATTCACGCCTTTGAGGTTTAGCATGATGTCGACGACATCTTCTTTGATGCCCGGAACGGTCGTAAACTCGTGCGTTGCGCCCTCGATGCGAAATGCCACGACGGCACCGCCGCGGATGCTTGAAAGCAGCACGCGGCGCAAGCTATTACCGAGCGTGTTGCCGTAATTGACGTGCAGAGGCTCAACAATAAACGTACTCGAAAACTCGCTATTATCAATAATCTGAGCAAGTGCTGGATTGTGAATTACTTTAGACATTTTATATCTCCTTACCCTTTTTAGCGTGAGTAATACTCAACAATTAGCTGCTCATTAATATCTGCTTCGGCTTCCTCGCGCTTCG is a window of Candidatus Saccharimonadaceae bacterium ML1 DNA encoding:
- a CDS encoding DNA-directed RNA polymerase subunit alpha translates to MSKVIHNPALAQIIDNSEFSSTFIVEPLHVNYGNTLGNSLRRVLLSSIRGGAVVAFRIEGATHEFTTVPGIKEDVVDIMLNLKGVNFRIATDEPVELRLEKHGAGEITAADIQANADVEVMNPDHVICTVDDDSRTTVFDLVVESGRGYQTIEESSEKRLHSDMIAVDAMFSPVTRVRFKVDPTRVGQETNLDKLELTIETDGSLTPREAFEEAAAILVNQYSALAGSTKVEAAPALGTEAKDDVDELDRSIEDLGLSARTVNALTNNGIRTVRDLVTLSEQDLRELRGFGSKALDEVKDKLAELEL